Proteins encoded in a region of the Isosphaeraceae bacterium EP7 genome:
- a CDS encoding tetratricopeptide repeat protein, whose amino-acid sequence MFKKTWLVLAVLVLVGVLCEAAMAQRGRGGGGGRGGGGRAGGGGGARGGGMARPAAPRGGGGGGMARPQARPQGRPGGMAQPAGRPGGGGMSRPQARPGGMAGPAARPGGNRPGGAGGGNRPTTLPGGIGGNRPGGAGGNRPGGIGGNPPGGVAGNRPGPGVGGRPGAGVGNRPGVGAGNRPGPGIAAGNRPGVGAGNRPSVGGGNRPTTLPGGIGSIGSRPGGGGGRPGLGGVSPPWGQSNLGGAGNRPGGVGGVGNRPGIDNRPGGIGGIGGAGNRPGGIGGVGGAGNRPGIDNRPGGIGGVGGVGNRPGIDNRPGGVGGVGGVGNRPGIDNRLGGVGGIGGVGGIGGVGNRPGNGLVGGGDGLGNIGSGNIGSGNIIGNGNNSWGGGGGWFGSGGGYGGWGGGDGGYGGWGGGYNRPPAYGGGYYGDWYNGCWNHGDWGGFWAGMGVGALTNWGLNALYNPPYAYNYGMSSYFPTWGAYDYSTWGLESVTTPWLYEDYSNPYTTPATQTIVVQQPVPVQVGAEAPGPPATAVAFDYANPIGVTEPPRPPDAVDAAQETLTGARESFHAGDYPGALALADQALARTPNDPILHEFRALVLFALKRNEEAAATVYAVLTAGPGWNWPTVVGLYPDIDTYNNQLRELEASVRQNPNSASDRFLLAYHYLVQGHKDAAAAQFQNVVKLEPKDQLSARFAEALGAKSPPPPPELPAKLAEAGRDVASRPADLAEVGAGEPSRARPGAETGTAEDVPPPPAPPPNLQGRWSARPNEKVSISLTLNPDGTFAWSVTQAGNSQTLQGRAGYQDQILTLAQEQGPPLVGKIELDAAGNRFTFKPPGTPRSVTGLSFEKETAAKAAASGM is encoded by the coding sequence ATGTTCAAGAAGACCTGGCTCGTCCTCGCGGTTCTGGTACTGGTCGGTGTCCTCTGTGAGGCCGCGATGGCCCAGCGCGGCCGCGGCGGCGGGGGCGGACGCGGCGGCGGCGGGCGCGCGGGCGGTGGCGGCGGCGCGCGGGGGGGCGGCATGGCGCGGCCCGCGGCCCCCCGCGGCGGCGGCGGCGGCGGCATGGCGCGGCCTCAAGCGCGGCCCCAGGGGCGCCCCGGCGGCATGGCGCAACCCGCCGGCCGGCCCGGCGGCGGGGGCATGTCCCGGCCTCAAGCGCGGCCCGGCGGCATGGCGGGACCCGCGGCTCGTCCCGGCGGCAACCGTCCCGGCGGCGCCGGCGGTGGCAACCGCCCCACCACGCTTCCCGGCGGGATCGGCGGCAACCGTCCCGGCGGCGCCGGCGGGAATCGACCGGGAGGAATTGGCGGGAACCCTCCCGGCGGTGTTGCCGGGAATCGACCCGGTCCCGGTGTGGGCGGCCGCCCTGGCGCGGGTGTCGGCAACCGACCCGGCGTCGGCGCCGGTAACCGCCCCGGTCCTGGTATCGCTGCAGGGAATCGACCGGGTGTCGGTGCCGGGAATCGACCGAGTGTCGGCGGTGGCAACCGCCCCACCACACTTCCCGGCGGGATTGGTAGCATCGGCAGCCGTCCCGGCGGCGGCGGCGGCCGACCGGGCCTCGGAGGCGTTAGTCCGCCCTGGGGTCAGTCAAATCTCGGCGGCGCCGGCAACCGACCGGGTGGCGTCGGCGGCGTCGGCAATCGGCCCGGCATCGACAACCGACCGGGCGGGATCGGTGGCATCGGCGGCGCCGGCAATCGACCGGGCGGGATCGGTGGAGTTGGTGGCGCCGGCAACCGGCCCGGCATCGATAACCGACCGGGCGGGATCGGTGGAGTTGGCGGTGTCGGCAATCGACCCGGCATCGACAACCGACCGGGCGGGGTCGGCGGAGTTGGCGGTGTCGGCAATCGGCCCGGCATCGACAACCGACTGGGCGGGGTCGGTGGCATCGGTGGGGTCGGCGGGATCGGTGGGGTCGGCAACCGCCCCGGCAACGGCCTGGTCGGAGGAGGAGATGGGCTCGGAAACATCGGAAGCGGCAATATCGGTAGCGGCAACATCATCGGCAACGGCAACAATTCCTGGGGCGGCGGAGGCGGCTGGTTCGGGAGTGGCGGCGGCTACGGTGGCTGGGGCGGCGGCGATGGCGGCTACGGTGGCTGGGGCGGCGGCTACAACCGGCCTCCCGCCTACGGTGGAGGCTATTACGGCGACTGGTACAACGGATGCTGGAACCACGGCGACTGGGGAGGCTTCTGGGCGGGGATGGGTGTCGGTGCGCTCACGAACTGGGGGCTCAATGCCCTCTATAATCCCCCCTACGCCTATAACTACGGCATGTCCAGCTACTTCCCGACCTGGGGCGCCTACGACTACTCGACCTGGGGGCTGGAAAGTGTCACGACCCCCTGGCTGTACGAGGACTACTCCAACCCCTATACCACGCCCGCGACGCAGACGATCGTCGTCCAGCAGCCCGTACCGGTCCAGGTTGGCGCGGAGGCGCCCGGGCCTCCCGCAACGGCCGTGGCCTTCGACTATGCCAATCCGATCGGCGTGACGGAGCCCCCCCGCCCGCCGGACGCCGTCGATGCCGCCCAGGAGACGCTCACCGGCGCCCGCGAGAGCTTCCATGCCGGCGATTATCCCGGTGCGCTGGCGCTCGCCGACCAGGCCCTCGCCCGGACGCCGAACGATCCGATCCTGCATGAGTTCCGGGCGCTTGTCCTGTTCGCGCTCAAGCGCAATGAAGAGGCGGCCGCCACCGTCTACGCCGTCCTCACCGCCGGACCGGGCTGGAACTGGCCCACGGTGGTCGGACTCTACCCCGATATCGACACTTACAACAACCAACTCCGCGAGCTCGAGGCCAGCGTGCGGCAGAACCCGAACTCCGCGTCCGACCGATTCCTGCTCGCGTACCACTACCTGGTCCAGGGCCACAAGGACGCGGCCGCGGCGCAGTTCCAGAACGTGGTCAAGCTCGAGCCCAAGGACCAGCTCTCCGCTCGGTTCGCCGAGGCCCTCGGCGCCAAGTCTCCTCCCCCGCCTCCCGAACTCCCCGCGAAGCTCGCCGAGGCTGGACGCGACGTCGCGTCAAGGCCAGCGGATCTCGCCGAGGTCGGAGCCGGCGAACCTTCCCGAGCCCGGCCGGGGGCCGAGACCGGTACGGCGGAGGACGTGCCCCCGCCGCCTGCACCTCCGCCGAATCTGCAAGGTCGGTGGTCGGCCAGGCCGAATGAGAAGGTGTCCATCTCGCTCACGCTCAACCCGGATGGTACGTTCGCCTGGTCCGTGACGCAGGCCGGCAACAGCCAGACCCTTCAAGGTCGAGCCGGTTATCAGGACCAGATCTTGACCCTCGCACAGGAGCAAGGTCCCCCCTTGGTGGGTAAGATCGAGCTCGACGCCGCCGGGAATCGCTTTACGTTCAAGCCCCCTGGTACGCCCCGTTCGGTCACTGGGCTATCGTTCGAGAAGGAGACTGCCGCGAAGGCAGCGGCGAGCGGAATGTAA
- a CDS encoding NAD(P)H-binding protein, whose product MAPIESERPGSTGAPVVLLTGASGYVGGRLIPLLETQPVVLRCLARDPDKLRATVEESTEIVRGDVLDPESLDEALRGVETAYYLVHLMSGSTDFEKDDRRAATNFARAAKQAGVRRIIYLGGLGDDADPGLSPHLRSRHEVGEILRGSGVETVEFRAGMVVGAGSTSFHLLKSLTDRLPVMLCPRWLATETQPIAVDDVLAYLLAAKDLPSEGNRIFEIGGPDVVTYGDLIREYALQKGLRRWLISVPILTPYLSGLWLALVTPATYEVGRHLIEGLKNPTVVRDKKALEVFSIRPMGVKQAIGEAINGTTC is encoded by the coding sequence ATGGCGCCCATCGAATCCGAACGACCTGGATCAACGGGTGCCCCCGTCGTCCTGCTGACGGGCGCATCCGGCTACGTCGGCGGCCGGCTGATCCCGCTCCTCGAAACCCAGCCGGTGGTCCTGCGATGTCTCGCCCGCGACCCGGATAAGCTCAGGGCGACCGTCGAGGAGTCTACGGAGATCGTCCGGGGGGATGTGCTCGACCCCGAATCGCTCGATGAAGCACTTCGGGGCGTCGAGACCGCCTATTATCTCGTGCATCTGATGTCAGGCTCGACTGATTTCGAGAAGGACGATCGGCGGGCGGCGACGAACTTCGCTCGGGCCGCGAAGCAGGCCGGGGTGCGCCGGATCATCTACCTGGGTGGCCTGGGTGACGATGCCGATCCGGGACTCTCGCCGCACCTGCGCAGTCGCCACGAAGTCGGCGAGATTCTCCGAGGCTCCGGCGTCGAGACCGTCGAATTCCGGGCCGGGATGGTCGTCGGCGCGGGCAGCACGTCGTTCCACCTGCTGAAGTCGCTGACGGACCGGCTGCCCGTCATGCTGTGCCCTCGCTGGCTCGCCACGGAAACACAGCCCATCGCGGTGGACGACGTCTTGGCGTATCTCCTGGCGGCGAAGGATCTGCCGTCGGAGGGGAATCGCATCTTCGAGATCGGCGGCCCGGATGTGGTGACGTATGGGGATCTGATCCGGGAATACGCCCTTCAGAAGGGGCTGCGGCGCTGGCTGATCTCCGTTCCGATCCTGACCCCCTATCTTTCGGGACTCTGGCTGGCGCTCGTGACCCCCGCAACCTACGAAGTTGGTCGACATTTGATCGAGGGGCTCAAGAACCCCACGGTGGTCCGCGACAAGAAGGCCCTGGAGGTCTTCTCGATTCGACCGATGGGGGTGAAGCAAGCGATCGGGGAAGCGATTAACGGCACAACTTGCTGA
- a CDS encoding DUF1990 domain-containing protein produces MLSVRKPSGEFLRRYLTGRAGLDFSYSAVGATAHDPPDGFVLDHRRTKLGEGETVFRSARAALERWEQFHLGWVEAWPPETPIRPGEVVAVLGHAIGLWWLNSCRIAYVVDESGPISKFGFAYGTLPGHIASGEERFLIEWDRSDDSVWYDILAFSRPDQVLIRLGYPVVRRAQKRFGRDSAAAMLRAVRVGGCAARSPDVQKDKF; encoded by the coding sequence ATGCTGTCGGTGAGAAAACCGTCCGGCGAGTTCCTTCGCCGCTACTTGACGGGACGGGCGGGGCTGGACTTCAGCTATTCGGCCGTGGGAGCGACCGCCCACGACCCGCCCGATGGATTTGTCCTGGATCACAGACGGACCAAGCTGGGCGAAGGCGAGACCGTCTTTCGGTCGGCGAGGGCCGCGTTGGAGCGGTGGGAGCAGTTTCATCTGGGCTGGGTCGAGGCATGGCCGCCCGAGACGCCGATCCGTCCCGGCGAGGTCGTGGCCGTTTTGGGCCATGCGATCGGCCTGTGGTGGCTGAACTCCTGCCGGATCGCGTACGTCGTGGATGAATCGGGACCAATCAGTAAGTTCGGCTTCGCTTATGGAACCTTGCCCGGCCACATCGCGAGCGGCGAGGAGCGATTCCTGATCGAATGGGACCGATCGGACGATTCCGTCTGGTACGACATCCTGGCGTTTTCCCGACCCGACCAAGTCTTGATCCGACTTGGCTACCCGGTGGTGCGACGGGCGCAGAAGCGGTTCGGGCGGGACTCGGCGGCGGCCATGCTCCGGGCTGTTCGCGTTGGGGGATGCGCCGCCAGGAGTCCGGACGTGCAAAAAGACAAATTCTAG
- a CDS encoding VOC family protein: MNILRTHHVAIIASDYARSKRFYTEVLGLEIVSEVHRADRDSSKLDLRLADGTQIELFSFPHPPARPSYPEACGLRHLAFAVADIEEAVRDLREQGVVSEPIRTDEHTGKRFTFFADPDGLPLELYED; this comes from the coding sequence ATGAACATCCTGCGGACCCACCACGTCGCGATTATCGCGTCCGACTACGCGAGGTCGAAGCGATTCTATACCGAGGTGCTGGGGCTGGAGATCGTCTCGGAGGTCCATCGGGCCGATCGGGACTCTTCCAAGCTGGACCTGAGGCTGGCCGACGGCACGCAGATCGAATTGTTCTCATTCCCCCATCCTCCGGCCCGCCCCAGTTACCCCGAGGCGTGCGGTCTGAGGCACCTGGCCTTCGCGGTCGCCGACATCGAGGAGGCCGTCAGGGATCTCCGCGAGCAGGGCGTCGTCTCCGAGCCGATCAGAACCGACGAGCACACGGGTAAGCGCTTCACGTTCTTCGCCGACCCGGACGGCCTGCCGCTGGAATTGTACGAGGACTGA
- a CDS encoding SDR family NAD(P)-dependent oxidoreductase, whose amino-acid sequence MDLQLIGKRALITGSTAGIGLATAIGLYREGASVVLNGRTPKRIEDAVRQVRQHPTIGGAEVTGIAADLSTAEGVADLVRQLPEVDILVNNMGIFEPKAFEEIPDADWLRFFETNVMSGVRLTRHYLAGMKVKNWGRVVFVSSESGVQIPVEMIHYGMTKTAQLAISRGVAESVAGTGITVNSVLPGPTESEGVATFVADLAKQQGVDRAVVEAEFFKTGRPSSLIQRFATVEEVASMIVYVCSPLASATNGAALRVDGGVVRSIV is encoded by the coding sequence ATGGATCTGCAACTCATCGGCAAGCGGGCGTTGATCACCGGCTCGACCGCGGGCATCGGCCTGGCCACGGCCATCGGCCTCTATCGCGAGGGGGCCTCGGTCGTCCTCAATGGTCGCACGCCCAAACGGATCGAGGACGCCGTCCGGCAGGTCCGTCAGCATCCCACGATCGGCGGGGCCGAGGTCACCGGCATCGCCGCCGACCTCTCCACGGCCGAGGGCGTGGCCGACCTCGTGCGCCAGTTGCCGGAGGTGGACATCCTTGTCAACAACATGGGAATCTTCGAGCCCAAGGCGTTCGAGGAGATTCCCGACGCCGACTGGCTGCGCTTCTTCGAGACCAACGTCATGAGCGGGGTCCGGCTCACCCGGCACTACCTGGCGGGGATGAAGGTCAAGAACTGGGGCCGGGTCGTGTTCGTCTCCAGCGAGTCGGGCGTGCAGATCCCGGTCGAGATGATCCATTACGGCATGACCAAGACGGCCCAGCTTGCGATCTCAAGGGGCGTGGCCGAGTCCGTCGCAGGCACGGGCATCACGGTCAACTCGGTGCTCCCCGGCCCGACCGAGTCCGAGGGCGTGGCGACGTTCGTCGCCGACCTGGCGAAGCAGCAAGGCGTGGACAGGGCAGTCGTCGAGGCCGAATTCTTCAAGACCGGCCGCCCGAGTTCGCTGATCCAGCGGTTCGCAACCGTCGAGGAAGTCGCCAGCATGATCGTCTACGTTTGCAGCCCGCTTGCGTCGGCGACCAATGGCGCGGCCCTGCGTGTTGACGGCGGCGTGGTGCGGTCAATCGTCTGA
- a CDS encoding DUF2809 domain-containing protein → MRGTRAGTIARISLLAAVCLLGLGSRRFGDSLPGFVAAYAGDTLWALAVFLGIGLILPRTSTRTVALLAMSFAVAIEVGQLYHAPWIDSIRRTTPGGLILGFDFVWSDLACYAAGVGVGILIEWAMPDRR, encoded by the coding sequence ATGCGCGGAACACGAGCCGGGACCATCGCCAGGATTTCCCTCCTCGCGGCCGTCTGCCTGCTGGGACTCGGCTCCCGCCGATTCGGAGATTCACTGCCGGGCTTCGTCGCGGCCTATGCCGGCGATACCCTCTGGGCACTGGCGGTGTTCCTCGGGATCGGCCTGATCTTGCCGAGGACCTCGACCCGGACGGTCGCCCTGCTGGCGATGTCGTTCGCCGTCGCGATTGAGGTCGGCCAGTTGTATCACGCCCCCTGGATCGATTCGATCAGGCGCACGACACCGGGCGGCCTGATCCTCGGCTTCGACTTCGTCTGGAGCGACCTCGCGTGCTATGCGGCGGGCGTCGGGGTCGGGATCTTGATCGAGTGGGCCATGCCCGATCGACGATGA
- a CDS encoding flagellar basal body P-ring protein FlgI: MRRMDAGARRMAARSLAGLLVALVLAGAGPAKTDKDKKKKKDDTPTLRVDEAVGNLAQIRGSELRLEGVGLVVDLDNTGADPPPGVLRARLLDQMKKAGVSDSDKILASKRTALVLVRLIVPPGASPKDRIDAEIEIPSNTATTSLAGGRLLTANLAQVMIAGGDAKEGFTLGKAGGPVMTGSKEKPDDVKSGRILGGGRCLKEVPYIMILDERRKSIKTSALIQAVINARFFQHEGTDQKGLANAQNDQQISLKVPLIYHQNQARYFRVVKLLPLVDTAELRAKRLGTLSKELLDPKTAGIAALKLEAMGPPGIDTLKVGLTSPNAQVRFFAAEALAYLRDPSGVDVLAETAVKRSEFRSQALGALAAMDDSASYIRLRSLMNEADVAVRYGAFDAIRTASPFDESLGRVRILHDQPAPSDDDSMAHAISGVNPKRPRDNRPPRADDPFALYMVDSEGPPLVHISSTKHAEIVIFGQGQKMLTPIVLGGGGAILLNAADGDTSVQISRIVPSRAGAPDVKMNCSLAIGEIIRETANLGATYPELVEILQSASRQKNLSGPLIVDAAPAGDLAYEAAALNGIDPTLKVDDSLKKTKAEPEARPRFLSRLFGRKAKDVAEADSKAKDSPKSDAKTSDGKKPDDGVKDAQKDDKAAPGPLEAIDDADLPPLPEESKP; the protein is encoded by the coding sequence ATGCGTCGAATGGACGCCGGGGCCCGGCGAATGGCGGCCAGGTCGCTCGCGGGCCTGCTCGTGGCCCTCGTCCTGGCCGGGGCAGGCCCGGCCAAGACGGATAAGGACAAGAAGAAGAAAAAGGACGACACGCCCACCCTGCGTGTCGACGAGGCGGTGGGCAACCTCGCCCAGATCCGCGGCAGCGAGCTGCGCCTCGAGGGTGTCGGGCTCGTCGTCGACCTGGACAACACCGGCGCAGATCCGCCCCCGGGCGTGCTGCGGGCCAGGCTGCTCGACCAGATGAAGAAGGCCGGGGTCTCCGACTCCGACAAGATCCTGGCCAGCAAGCGGACCGCCCTGGTCCTCGTCCGGCTCATCGTCCCGCCGGGCGCCTCGCCCAAGGACCGGATCGACGCCGAGATCGAGATCCCCTCGAACACCGCCACCACAAGCCTCGCCGGCGGACGCCTGCTCACCGCCAATCTGGCGCAAGTCATGATCGCCGGCGGAGATGCGAAAGAAGGCTTCACGCTCGGCAAGGCCGGCGGCCCGGTCATGACCGGGTCGAAGGAGAAGCCCGACGACGTCAAGAGCGGCCGCATCCTGGGCGGCGGACGCTGCTTGAAGGAAGTCCCCTACATCATGATCCTGGACGAGCGCCGCAAGAGCATCAAGACGTCCGCCTTGATCCAGGCGGTCATCAATGCCCGGTTCTTCCAGCACGAGGGGACCGACCAGAAGGGGCTGGCCAATGCGCAGAATGACCAGCAGATTAGCCTGAAGGTCCCCCTGATCTATCACCAGAACCAGGCCAGGTACTTCCGCGTCGTCAAGCTGCTGCCCTTGGTCGACACCGCCGAGCTGAGGGCCAAGCGGCTTGGGACGCTGAGCAAGGAGCTGCTCGACCCCAAGACGGCCGGAATCGCCGCCCTGAAGCTGGAAGCGATGGGGCCGCCGGGCATCGACACTCTCAAGGTCGGCCTGACCTCTCCCAACGCCCAGGTCAGGTTCTTCGCCGCGGAGGCCCTGGCCTACCTGCGTGACCCGTCCGGCGTGGACGTCCTGGCCGAGACCGCCGTGAAGCGCAGCGAGTTCCGCTCGCAGGCCCTGGGCGCCCTGGCGGCCATGGACGACTCGGCCTCCTACATCAGGCTCCGCTCGCTGATGAACGAGGCCGACGTCGCCGTCCGCTATGGTGCCTTCGACGCCATCCGCACGGCCAGCCCGTTCGACGAGTCGCTGGGCCGGGTCCGGATCCTCCACGACCAGCCCGCCCCCTCCGACGACGACTCGATGGCCCATGCCATCTCGGGCGTGAACCCCAAACGCCCGCGTGACAACCGGCCGCCCCGCGCCGACGATCCCTTCGCCCTCTATATGGTGGACAGCGAAGGCCCCCCCTTGGTGCACATCTCCAGCACCAAGCACGCCGAGATCGTCATCTTCGGCCAGGGCCAGAAGATGCTGACCCCGATCGTCCTTGGGGGCGGAGGCGCCATCCTCCTGAACGCGGCCGACGGCGATACCTCCGTCCAGATCAGCCGGATCGTCCCCAGCCGGGCGGGCGCCCCGGACGTGAAGATGAACTGCTCGCTGGCCATCGGCGAGATCATCCGCGAGACGGCCAACCTCGGCGCCACCTATCCGGAGCTGGTCGAGATCCTCCAATCGGCCTCGCGGCAGAAAAATCTCTCGGGCCCCCTGATCGTTGATGCGGCACCCGCCGGCGACCTCGCCTACGAGGCCGCGGCGCTGAACGGAATCGACCCGACTCTCAAGGTCGACGACTCCCTGAAGAAGACCAAGGCCGAGCCCGAGGCCCGCCCCCGATTCCTCAGTCGGCTCTTCGGCCGCAAGGCCAAAGACGTCGCCGAGGCCGATTCCAAGGCCAAGGATAGCCCCAAGAGCGACGCCAAGACGTCGGACGGCAAGAAGCCCGACGACGGCGTCAAAGACGCCCAGAAGGACGACAAGGCCGCTCCCGGCCCACTCGAGGCCATCGACGACGCCGACCTGCCCCCGCTGCCCGAAGAGTCCAAGCCCTGA
- a CDS encoding helix-turn-helix domain-containing protein, translating into MKKVFTTGQVAKICKVAPRTVSKWFDSGRLRGYRIPGSQDRRIPREHLLRFLKEHGMPLGDLEAEVYHKVLVVGADSPLLGTLREHLREGDDFRIETAASGFEAGIRAESFHPDCIIIDLAVGRIEAGQIAQNLRKSPDHITTILVALTSDEPGEELYGLGFNDAFKKPFDGALLAERVRRLISQKKADEP; encoded by the coding sequence ATGAAAAAAGTGTTCACGACCGGCCAGGTCGCCAAGATATGCAAAGTCGCCCCACGGACGGTCAGCAAGTGGTTCGACTCGGGTCGGCTGCGCGGCTACCGCATCCCGGGGTCTCAGGATCGGCGGATCCCCCGAGAGCACCTGCTGCGCTTCCTCAAGGAGCACGGCATGCCCCTGGGGGACCTCGAAGCTGAGGTCTACCACAAGGTCCTCGTCGTCGGGGCCGACTCCCCGCTGCTGGGCACGCTCAGGGAGCACCTCCGAGAGGGGGACGACTTCCGGATCGAGACCGCCGCCTCGGGCTTCGAAGCCGGCATCCGCGCCGAGAGCTTCCACCCCGACTGCATCATCATCGACCTGGCCGTCGGCCGGATCGAAGCCGGGCAGATCGCGCAGAACCTGCGCAAAAGCCCGGATCATATCACCACCATCCTCGTCGCCCTCACCAGCGACGAGCCCGGCGAAGAGCTCTACGGCCTCGGATTCAACGACGCCTTCAAGAAGCCCTTCGACGGTGCCCTGCTCGCCGAGCGCGTCCGTCGCCTCATCTCGCAGAAGAAGGCCGACGAGCCTTGA
- a CDS encoding NUDIX hydrolase gives MKSQEEAGPSWSREPEGDRTIEENWLFRLRRERSRSRATGKAHDYYVVHLADAVEVVAITAGREIVLVRQFRAGSGADSLEPPGGLVEPGEDVLAAGVRELLEETGYAGNAPRVLGRSWANPSLLTSRMTTILVTDAVKVAAPKLDVGEEVAVELVPASEILTMIGDGRIGHALAVEGLLRWYVAEEVGRREVCPPFPLPSR, from the coding sequence ATGAAGAGCCAGGAAGAGGCGGGCCCGTCGTGGTCGCGCGAGCCCGAGGGGGACCGGACGATCGAGGAGAACTGGCTGTTCCGGCTGAGGCGGGAGCGGTCGAGGTCTCGGGCGACGGGCAAGGCGCACGACTACTACGTGGTCCACCTGGCCGACGCCGTGGAGGTGGTCGCGATCACGGCCGGCCGCGAGATCGTGTTGGTCAGGCAGTTCCGCGCGGGCTCGGGGGCGGACAGCCTGGAACCGCCCGGCGGGCTGGTCGAGCCGGGCGAGGATGTGCTGGCCGCCGGGGTGCGCGAGCTACTCGAGGAGACGGGGTACGCCGGCAACGCCCCCAGGGTGCTGGGCCGGTCGTGGGCGAATCCGTCGCTGCTGACGTCTCGGATGACGACGATCCTGGTGACGGACGCTGTCAAGGTGGCCGCCCCCAAGCTGGACGTGGGGGAAGAGGTCGCGGTGGAACTGGTGCCGGCCTCGGAGATTTTAACGATGATCGGCGACGGGCGGATCGGCCATGCGCTGGCGGTGGAGGGCTTGCTGCGCTGGTACGTGGCCGAGGAGGTGGGCCGGCGCGAGGTCTGCCCCCCCTTCCCGCTTCCTTCCCGCTGA
- a CDS encoding FKBP-type peptidyl-prolyl cis-trans isomerase, whose amino-acid sequence MIRLMVVALAMGLTIGLARAQEPAGKATAPAAKAADKPAPSEAELKTKVSYGIGLDFGKKFKAQGADIDPDQFVKGLKDGLAGTKAALTDEEINEAFKAFSAAMQTKAQATMAAVAGKNKKEGEAFLAANKSKEGVKTLPSGLQYKVLKNGTGKTPKATDTVSAHYAGRLLDGTEFDSSIKRGEPADFPVNGVIPGWIEALQLMKVGSKWQLFIPSEMAYGERGQATIPPNSVLIFDVELLGIQDGEAK is encoded by the coding sequence ATGATTCGCCTGATGGTCGTCGCACTCGCCATGGGCCTGACGATCGGCCTTGCCCGCGCCCAGGAACCCGCCGGCAAGGCCACGGCCCCCGCCGCCAAGGCCGCCGACAAGCCCGCCCCCTCCGAGGCCGAGCTCAAGACCAAGGTCAGCTACGGCATCGGCCTGGACTTCGGCAAGAAGTTCAAGGCGCAGGGGGCCGACATCGACCCCGACCAGTTCGTCAAGGGGCTCAAGGACGGCCTCGCCGGCACCAAGGCGGCCCTCACCGACGAGGAGATCAACGAGGCATTCAAGGCCTTCTCCGCCGCCATGCAGACCAAGGCGCAGGCCACCATGGCCGCCGTCGCCGGCAAGAACAAGAAGGAAGGCGAGGCCTTCCTGGCCGCCAACAAGTCCAAGGAAGGGGTCAAGACCCTCCCCAGCGGACTCCAGTACAAGGTGCTCAAGAACGGCACCGGCAAGACCCCCAAGGCCACCGACACCGTCAGCGCCCACTACGCCGGACGGCTCCTCGACGGCACCGAGTTCGACAGCTCGATCAAGCGCGGTGAGCCCGCCGACTTCCCCGTCAACGGCGTCATCCCCGGCTGGATCGAGGCCCTTCAGCTCATGAAGGTCGGCTCGAAGTGGCAGCTCTTCATCCCCTCCGAGATGGCCTACGGCGAGCGCGGCCAGGCGACCATCCCCCCCAACTCCGTCCTCATCTTCGACGTCGAGCTCCTCGGCATCCAGGACGGCGAAGCCAAGTGA